The Haliaeetus albicilla chromosome 11, bHalAlb1.1, whole genome shotgun sequence sequence CATGCTCCCAGTCAGAGCAGCCCTCCCAGGGCAGGAATGGAGACTGCAGGGGGGGGCCCGGGTGCAACAGCCTCCCCCATTCATCCTCCTTCCATTCTTTACAGACCAGCCAAGACCCCCTGCTCTTTGCCCCAGCCCTTGGAGTGGCAGCAGTACAGACAGGGATGCTGCAAGCCTGGCAGGTTTCCCCCTTTAGTGGCAGTCCTGCCACCAGTGGTGCTTAGAGTGTCCCACCCCAGCTGTAGCCCTGGAAAGGGTCAGTACTTGTCCCATACAAAGATGCTTAGGTCAGGCATGAAGTTCCTACTAGCAGGCCATTTCTAAGCTTTTCCTAAGAGACAACTAGATAAGCAAAAATGATAGCAACTAGGTGTCCCCCAATCCTTTGCTTGTCCAGGCAGGTAGAGCCCAGGAGGCTGTTATATACCAGTGCATACTGGTAATGAGTGGAAACATCATAGTTTTGCCTGGAGGTCTCACACACAAATATGTGTGCATGCAATGCCAAAGCCATCTGCCCCAAATCACTGGCCAACAGGTGCTTCCAGATGGAAATCAGTCAGGACAGTATGAAGAATCCCCACCCACCTGTATAAATTCCTGAAAACCTTCTTGGACAAAATgtgagtgaaagaaaaaaacatctttagggaaaggcaggagagtGTTAACTCAGGTGGGAGAATAGAGCCATGTTATGGGTGAGAGCTCCCACAGCCAAGTAATGGTTTGCAAGAAATGAGAGGCAGTGAGAGGAGACAGAgcaaaagaaagtatttcttgGAAATAATTATGGGTATCTTCTCTTGAAGAGAGAAGAACAGCTCAACGATGACACCGATGCTGAACAAATGCAAAGTGTAGCAATATACTCCTGGGGAGGTTCTTGTTCTTATTTCATGCAAGGTTTGGAGGAGAGGATTCAAGGGGGTCTCGCTGCTCCTTGTGATTTCTATCAGTCTGCGTGGTGGTTCCAACAGCACATACAGACAGCCCCTCCCCTAACGCTTAAAGCATGAGCAGACAAGATCAAAGGACCAACCCCCAGTGTACAGAGAGATTACATGAGTTGCCCAAGATCATGGTGAGAATCTGTGGCAAAGGAAGGACCTGTCtcctgagggagggagggccTGATCCAGGGTCTCACCCATAAAACTGAGCATCTTTGGGCCAAGAAGGGAGAGGGTCTCCAACAGTCCAAGGCATGCTGTGCATGCAGCATTGCTGTCAGCAGGGACTTGACAAGCTGCAGACCTGGCTGGGCCATCATACGTTACCTGAGGCCTTCACGCCCCTCATCCCATAGACGTAAATGTCTTTGACGAAGGCCTGGAGCTCCACATCCTCACACACCACCTCGTCACTCTCATAGTAGATTTGAAtcacatcctctgcaaaactgcAGACACAGTAACAAATGAACAAGAcgaaacaaaaaggagaaagcaagcctGTCATTCCCTGAAGACCTTCTACTGACCTTGCAGATGCTGCacggggaaagagagaagggcAAGAACAGGTCTCAGCACCCTCCTACCTCCTTCCCACAAGCAGTGGGAATGCATAGAGGCAACTTTGATTCATCTCTGACTGCAGCATCACTTCCTCCCCCAACAAAAAGATGCTGGACCACACTGCTTCCCCTGAACAGTCCTGTATGCTTTATTCTCTTATTTGAGGCTTTGCTCCTGCCCAGACCTCTCTCATCACTTTTCTTCACTTAAGGCAGACTCCCCCTGGCATATCCACATGGCTCTCACACTGGTAACAGGGATTCCCAAATTGTGATACTGGCATATCCCTAGTATGTGGGATACTCCAAAGCTGCTCCTGAATACCATTCAAATAGTTGATCGCCTTCTACCGCACATCCTTTTTACAAAACCCAAGTGGCATACTCCAAAGCCCAGGAAACTTCTCTTGGGGAGAAGAGGTCTAGATATTTTTCCTACACCCACTGCATACAGCAGACATCTCCTCCCTGTTCAGTTCCTCTTCTCAAAATCCCTCTTTCTATAAAAGCTTCCCAGGCTAACTCACCTCAGAAAGAAAGGCTCTTGGTTACTAAGGTAATAGAAATAGTtctgaaagcagtaaaaatagGTAAGCCTGATTTCCTGAAGCTTTGCATTTCATGACTGAATGACTGGTTACCTGAGCTATGCTGAGATATTCTGTTAGCTCTGCAGGTGTCTATAATCTCTCGCTAAATATTTTGACAACAACCCAGAGGGTGAAACATTTGACTGCAGAAGCTGACTGATGGGATTAAGAACTGTTATCCAGTACAGATTTCTCCCCTAATAAGCTATCAATTTATTGCAATTTGGAGACCGTTACAAATCTGTCAATGTGGTTTCTACTAGCCAACCAGGTCAAGAGTTGCTATTGAGGCAGACAAACAACTGCATAAAAACCAAGAGTTTAAGTAATTTTGGCTTCCAGAGgaagccaaaggaaaagaaaaaccctgcAACGTGCAGAGATAAAGCTGCCCTGCATGAGCTCTACATCCACAACCTGGCACCTGTGCCAAATGCATACAGAAGGCAATCCTTCTCTTACACAACGGCAGTATTTTAGACCCCCTTCCATGCAAATATAGATCAGTATGTGAACTGTGGATGAGGCTTTTTGGGTTGGAATGTCTATCTGCAGTTAGATCAGAAATAAGAAGCTGACTATTAAAGAAGGGGTTTAAAAATTTGCCATGTGAGCCTCGTTGTTTCTATAGGGACAACCTTATCAGCTTTCTTAAGTCTAGGCCACCTACCACATGTGAAGCACTGCTGGGGATAGAAGTTATTTCATCAAAAGAGTGGAGACTGACACCCCTGCAGAGTGTAGGAGATTCATGGTGACTAGACACATGCATGACCATGGGTTCATGAGTCAGGATATCACACACTCAAAAGAGTACTGCCCATGCCATTTACAAACCAAATTATTCACTTAGGAAGGATCTCTCAGCTTGAGGCAGTGTAACACCTTCCTCCAGTTAGGTTAACATCCACAAACAGTCAAACTAAATTGAGTTTCCTAAGTACTACCTGGTATTTGAAAAGGCATATCTCaatcagcaaagaaaacacaggaaagagAATAGGGACAAAAACCGGACTACATCAAGAAAACAACCACAGAAAAGTTATAACTTCCTTTCCTCTCAAATGGGCACTAACAATTGCAGGAAATATTGCAAGATAACCCCTTgccaaaacacagagaaaacacaggagACAAAGATGTACCCAACACTTTAAACATTATGCTTGCATTATAAACCCCCTACTTTGTGTACATAAAAGATCTGATTTTTAATGAACATGCTTTTCAAAAGCCATGTGACCAGAAACAGCTGCATATTAGCAAGCAACTTATGCCAtgcaaaaatatgtttgttAAATGAAATGCCACTGTAGAATAAAAAACATATGAATCATTCCATTCTGAGGCAGTGTTTCATATCTGAAAAGGAGCCACGTTGGTGTGGTTGAGCAGCGTTGCAGTACCTCTCCTGACTCAGAATTGCTGCCCTTCCTGAAAAAACTCGGGCCTTGCAATTTTAAGGCATTTTAAGAAGGGTTTTGCTCAAATCAGTTAATGCCTAATTTATTGAGTTTCAAGACACAACTCTTATGCAAGCCAAGATTACATTTCCACTCCACAAGAACCTTGGTGAGCTCATGTGCCTGGCTCAGAGAGCTGGGTTCTCTCTTGGTTTGTGCATAGCTAAAACCAAAAAGCTAATTAAATTCCCTTTGCAGGGCTAAATTCCAACTCACTAAGCTCTGTGAAATCCTATAGAAGAGTACATACTTATAAAGGGGCCTCTGAAATACAGAATGCAAGAAAACAGGGCTGAAAAAAGCAGGAATTAACAAGGGTGTGTGCTTGACTATATATTTTTCCTCAGATGAGATACGCTGGATTGAAAAGGCACCACATGACTAAACAGCCCAGGTGCTGTTCACAAGGTTGTGATGAAGAGCAGAGTGatcagagagaaaatgaagttgTGTCTCTGTGACAGTGACTTTATTAGCCATTTCTAGACCTACGGTCTCTTACCTCTTTATAGCCTCCCAAACTTTAATGCCGTCATCCCGGTAATAGTAGTAGGGGACATCCTCTTTGCTGTCCATCCCTTTAGCTTTGATCTCCTCAGGGAAGCAGAGGGAGCTATAAGTCAGATCCTTCATTGCTTTCTGCACCATTTGTACATGTCCTCCTCCACCTGTAGCATTTGCCTGTAGGAAGAATGGCAAGACAGGAACAGTAGGAGATTATGTTCACTTTTTGCTGAGACTGGCTCTCCAAATTCGCAGGAGATGCTATTCAAAATGCTGGTGAATCTGTTTTTCAAGGAGAAAACCACAtcttcacacaaaaaaagtacCGAAGTGCAGAGGTCTACCGCAACTGTGCATTTTGACATCACAGATTTCATACCTCTCCCATGAATCACTGTTAATATCCACATTTTCTCCACAGGTACAGCATCTGCTTATAATGGAATAAAGTACAGCAACATTGAAGTATCAAACCCAAAGCACTTTCTGCCAGCCCTATGCTCCAGAACCAGCATGTGTATGAAGGAAGGAAGGCAGCCACGAGTGCGTTAGAACAGGACTTTTGCTAAAACACCCACAGCTGCTACAGAGTGGTTTAGGAGAAAGTGTTTAGGGATGCAGGCTACCGTTAGCCATCCTGGGATTTAAGCCAGGAGATCAATCCCGCTGGGTGGCTACTGATGAGGATTGGCCAGAGTTTCAGTATACGTTACTTTTGGAAAACGCAGCATGTCCACAACAAACAGGACTGCAAATCTCTTTAGATAATCACTGCACAAAAGCTCCCAAATGTTGCTTTTCTATAGCATATGATGCTAGTGTTGTAACAATAGTCAGCTTACACTTATAGTCCTCTGGTTGTGCATCTACGTTGGAACCAACAAATTCTGGAACCCCAGGCTCCCCACTGGCCACACACTCATCCCACATGCATGGGGTACAGACATTATGCTTCTGTTCAAAGGGATGGGAGTGCCTGCCAGGTCTCCACAGTCAGCAGTGGAGTACAGAAGACAAGGAAGGTGCCTGGATTTAACCTCTCTTTTCTCCTTGGGTGAAAAACTCTGCAGCATGGATGCTATTTTTTGTCTGGTGCCAGAGGTGTAAGGAGGACAGAGTTGTCCTGAAACACAGGCTCCCTCTTTGAAAGGGCTTCTGAAAGCTCCACAAACTTCCCATTTGCTGCTAGCATCCTGTCACAGAGACTGCTGCATGCCAACCTGTTGCGGTTCCTAGATGCAGCCTGCCATTTCTCGGGGAGCCATGGGAGGAAGGGCTGGGCACATGTTAAATACCAGTGCAGTCAGGTTTAGATGTTCAGATTTGACCTAAAAGCTGCACCACAGTCCATGATATATGGCTATGTTTTACTGACTCAGacaaaagctgaattttaatCCTAGCAGATCTGCAGATCTGCTGTTTATGGCAATTCAAGAAGACAGGCTGGAATCTACACCCACTACTTGTGGGCTTAGAAATCTATCTTATCTACACGTCTTTCTCTGATGCAAATTTCCTTTTGCAATCACAAATTCTTTTGCTCACCACCCTGCCCCAAGATGAATAACTGAGTACTTAAAAGAAATTGGGGACTTAACTGTGTGCATATATGTGCAGGGATGTATGTGCATATTATGTTACCTTGCACTCCTATACTCAAACCCCAAAGCCACATCAGCTATGAGTAAGTGAGATATTGACTCACTACTGACATTGACCAGTTCTGAATTGGCTACTTAGAGTTAAAAGATAACATCTTTAGCACACCACGGTATCAGTTCTGTGTGCCAGTTTCTCAGGTGATATTAGTTATGTTTGCCCCTTAGTAGAAAGGTAAAGAAACAAGGCAATATGTGATGGTAAAGGAACCATACAGAATCATGAAGAATAATGAAGATTCACAAACGGGATTACTTACCTTGTCAAAAAGGCCACATTCACAGATAAGCTGTTCTCGGGCTTTGGTATTGATGGCTATTGTGAACCGCATGTGTGGCACCAAGAGCTGTGAAATGGGATGAACAATGAAAGAAGGCAAACTCTCTGACTGAATTCAACAGCAATCAGGTGTAATGTTTGAAGTCCTGGAAGTTCTGGTGGCTTAGCTGTATGTTGCCTTGCAGGGCAGCCAGCCAAACTATCTCAGCTGAACTATCATCAGgacttccttttgctttgtcAAACTAATGCGATAACCTCCCTGACTCACATACATCCCTTCATGCAAGAACCAACCTTGAAGAGGGGATGtacagcaggcagctgccggaACATAGCTATGCTGAACACCTCTGAGACTAAGTGTGTCCGTAAGAGATGGGTCACTGTCTGGTGGATGTGGAAATCAGATGAGCGAACCCAAATTTTAGCTAGCAGCCAGTCATATGTGGCATCTGAAGGAAGGAATATGGGATTGTCTGGCCCAGGTTCTTGACCAAGCTGAAAGAtataaaaagaatacaaaaccCCAAGTCATTCGTGTTTAAGGTGAGACAACAAGCAATGTGTCCCTTTAAAGACCCTGATAGTAAGCCCACCTGGATTGCAATGGGTACAATTTTATTCTCCAGATTCTTATACAGCAGACAGATGGGTGCAGCCAAGTACTGTATTGTGCACGGGTCTGTTTTATTGGCATCCACACCATCCAGCAGCTCGTAGTCCacaatgaaaatgtttccttgctgagggaggggggggggaaaaaaagcatgatgTGGTTTAACAGAGTGCAAGCAGCAAGGCTCAGAACAAAGATTAGGAAGTCTTGGCCAAAGGCTGGCTTGTGCCCTGTGGTTATGAGCGGCCACCAGCCCACCCCTTGCTCATGGTGGCTCAGGGATGATGCCATTGAGACAGCAAGCACCTTTACACAAACTACCTGCCTTGTGTCTGCTGAGTCTGATTTGGCATTCATACAGTGACACTAAGATGCAAACAAGTTTCACACTGCCAGCTGAAGAGACCCCCATGCTCATcatacaaacaaaagcaaagcaccATCCTTGCAAACCCTTCTTTAGTATGTTAGTTCAACTCTGCAGGTGACAACAGGGTAAGACCCTAccaggaaagggagaggcactTTTCCCCTCTGAGGCAGTAGGTCGATCCCTAACCTTTCAGAGGAAACTGCTGAAAAGGACTGTTCACCTCCTGGTGACATCTCTTTGATTGGACTTAGAGAAAGGCATGGCCTGCAActccaggacagcaggagaAAACAGTCAGCAGAAATGTTGCCAGTCTGCAGAGACAACTGGCTTTGCCATGATCAACCATACAGCCTAAAGAGAGGAGATGTGGCTGAAGGCAGTTAGAACAGGGTTTGCAGGTTAGAGGATATGAGAAGGAACAGATGGAGTCCAACCTGACTCAGAGCCGTACCTTCACTTCCTCCTCCAGGGTCAGGTTCCTCTCCAGACTGCATTCTACCATATCCATAGTCACTGGCAACTTCTTGGGTATCTCTGTGCATCTCCGGATCAGCACAGGATTGCATCCATTCAGGAACTGGTAGCCAAACATAAAATCTTCCTTCCAGTGCTGCATCACATATTCTAAAGGAAAACCAAGCCTGGAGTATCAATAACTGCACTGCATCAATATCCTACTGCATTGTAGaattcctcctttcctccccactTTTTGTTATACTGCACTGCAACTTTGACTaaagaaagcagcaagaaaaggcTTCAAAAGGTGCCAtagaattttaagaaaaatcacttaAGTTAAATGGACAATATAATCTTTGCTTTTCACTTTGAGAAGAATTAAATTGATAATAATTTGTTTCTCCATGTACAGAAGCAATGAGGAGTAAAATATTCCACTCCTATGAAAAATACTCTCTCCATCTGCAGACCACCTTGTCAGGTCTTCCATGATATATTTAAATCTCACTCTTCAAATTCTCAGGGTATACAATACAGAGGGATGAGTCCAGAAAAGATGgcacaggcaggagaagagaaatACAGAGCAATGTGGGTAGGGAAAGAACAGCAGTGGCTGGAGCAGTTCTCTTAGGTGGAGCTGGGTGAGGGACACCTGGAGAAGGGGTCTGACTTTGACTCAGTAAAactgctcatttttttcttttgcttgtttaacatttattttcctctgtttataTTCCAATTGCTAATGTAAACCCAGATTAACATCTCTtcttaataaaatacagtttggGGTACTCCATCTCTTTACTGTTGCATATGTAGTACTACCGGATGTTTCCCACAATTGCAGTGTTCTGTTTCGTAATGTCGTGTCGCAACTTCAGCCTACAAATTCAGAGTCAGAAAAAACATGATTAAATGTGAAAAATCCCATTGGTGTCTTCAGGGGAAAAATGAAGCAAGTACAGTTTTCCACTGATGCCTATTTTCAGATAAGGGAGAACTTCTTctgaaagcaatttatttttcttcaaagagtGAAAGGATGAAAAAGATAGGCCTGAAGGAATgcagtaataattaaaaaaaagtctcaaaacTCACAATGCTTTCTAACAGAGCGGAAAAAAGTTAAGTTTACTTAAAGTTGACATTTACATCATCTCTGTCAATTGCATAATGAGTCTGGAGCTGTATCTGAAGTCTACACCAAGCAAAAAATGACTCATCACCTTGGACAGAAACTTCATGACTGAAAAATGCCTTGAATGACCTTCTCCATTAGCCTTGTTTCTGCCAAGGCTTGCAAATAAGCAGATTCAGAATTGCATTAATGTATCTGAGACTGATGCTTAACGTTTAAAACTCACAGAATTGGAGCTTTCCTCATGAGCATGGAAATgttattaattaaattaattgtaGATCATATCTAATTCTTGTATTAAAAGTTTTAGGAAGCAATCTTATTAAGtgtaaaaaaatgctgtaattaGTTTTTAATAGCTCTGGCCACCTCGTGTGCTTTATTTTATACCCAAGACCGCAGAAATTACTCTTATTTCTGTTAACTGGTCCTTAGGCAGCCTGAAGAGGAGCAAAACTTGAGAGCAGGAGGAACTCTGCAGAGTCTGAACAGGCTATTCACACACATTTGTGGAGCCACACACTGTGTATCTATTATATCCAATATTACggtaaaataaagtaaaataatgtaATCATGGGCTATAGTGGAAGATTGGGTCTGGCTCACAAATCAAAAgcttcccagccctgctttACAGAACTGACACCACAAACTTCAAAACCCATGTCTGCCTGCAATTCTTTTTAGTGCATTTTCAAGCAACTGCTCAGATTTCCACATTGAAAAGGGTTAAAGAAATTTTATCTTTGATATGTTAATACTACATCAATGGAGTTTTTAACAGTATGAAAGATACTGCAGAAACTGAATGGCCCTGAATACAAAAGTGAAACTCACACTCTTAGAGAGGGATTTTTGTCTTCTAGTAAGAAGATGCAAGTATAAAATGGAAAGCACAGCAGGACATTTAATGCAGTATGCACAACTAATTctgacacattttttaaaagagatgaCATTTTGGATAAATGCCACAAGCCTTTTCAGGCCTAGCTCATGCTAATTTCCCGTAAGAATCACTGTTCCTCAGGTTGTGGTCTGACAGCCTgtcctggctgcagcaggaccAAGTGAAGAGTTACAGCTCTCAGGTCATCCCCAGCTCTTTGCAACCCTATTGGCCTAACAACATGGGCTTTCATGCCTTAAATGAATTCTGTCAAAATGACCCCCGTTGGGAaaaattttccactgaaaagcaTTTGAGCTGCCCCATATATCATTACACAAATGGCCCATGAGAACTGACTGAGGGGAGCTACAGGTGAGGTTATGACAGCAGAACTGAGGTAGTGGTACCCTTCCCTTGTTGGGACAGGGTCAAGAAGCATTCAAAAATGCTATAAAAGATAATATGCTCTGAAAAGCGCTCCCACTAAGCTATCTCTAGGTTTAGATGCAAGATACTTATGAAAATTTATCCTATGAGACTTGCACAtatctgaaaatacatttctaaaagCCAAAAGGGACTAAGATGCCCAACTGGCCTGACCTCCAGTATAGCTCAGGACAGAGAAGGCCACTGAGCGATTCCCAGTAATTTTAGTTTGTGTGAGGTCTTAGTTTCACTTTTTGGTCTTGCAGGCTGCTGGTGTGATCAGCAGTCTGAGATTACactttatttatgaaaaatcaTAGGAGAGCAGAAGTGCGGGTCAGCCACTTGCATTCTAATCAGATACGTACAAGACAACTAATTAGTCATTCTATGATGCAAACATGAGCAAATGCTGACAAACCCACCAGAGATTGTGTTGCTGATTCTGACAAAGATCCTCTCAAAATCTGCAAAATCACTCCAGGAGGACTGGAACATGTGCATGAAACGGTTGACATAGAGATTCTCCATCCTAAAAATAAAACGAAACaaaacatctctgaaaaaaataatctccagcTTCCTCAATACTCTTCCCCATTCTTTTCCACCCTTTTATATACCTGCACACAATAAATTTTTCAGTGGTGGAATGTGAGATTGGTCACCCTACAGAATTAAATTTGGTAACTGTACCTTTACACACAAGCCTGAAAGGCATCTCAAGGGCCCCGTCCCTGCTATTGCATTTACTGAACTCCATTCTAGAGTTGTTCTAGGCAGTCTACAATGGCAGTGCTTTAAGACCTATGTCATATAAAAACTATAGTCAGAAAAACTAGTGCTTCACACATTGTCAGTAGTTAGCATCAGCTGAGAGTGCCAAGATCATTATTAGCACCAGTTCAGAAAGGAGTATGGTGACACAAAGAGATCGAGTGATTTGTACAAAGCCCGAACAAACATAACCCAGGATCAGTCCAGCCGGTATTCCTAAACAGAGAACAGCTCCTGTAAGTTATCTCCACGACCAAGGCCATACTGGATCCCACACAGCGTGAGGCCTGAGTTTTGAGAGCTTTCTATTTGCTCAAGTAAATAGAGGTTAATGCTGGTTAAACTTGATGCTCATCTCTAACCTCAGGAATCAAGTCACTTGGTTGCAGACATCACATGAACATGGGGGGCTGGGAGCCGGAAACATCTGACTTAAAGGGCTAATTCAGCAAAGTATGCTATCTACAACAGTCAAGCAAGTTCACCTCATATGAGATGACAAGTCCTAAATTGTTACATAATGctaaactgtttttattaaatagaaataatttattttgactagaaagcaaataatgaatttgaaaaagaaagctggCTTTCCACTAACACTTCCACTAACACTAACAAATGCACAAAGAAAAGCACACACAttgcacaaagaaaagcaagatagATAATGGAGTAAAGAAGGGTCACAGTGTTGCAGGAAATCCTCCCAAACAGAATTTGAGGGAGGAAGAATCTCAGGAGGGTGGATTTATAATCAGTAAACTTAGACTAAGGCACCTTAAAAAGAACTGGATTAGAAGTGACTGAAGAGGACCAAAAGCCTGGAAGAACAGCAAGTGGTAATCTGGAGGAGGACTCCAGACCAGCATGACCATAACCCAGACAAAGGAGCTGCTTCTGCACTGAGCCCACACAGGGTGCGTATAGAATGGACTGTTTCTACTGCTGCAGGTGGCAGTCAAGGTTAAGAGGTGCCTGGAGGCATGTTAGGGAGTAAACCTCAGGCAACTGTCTAGCCTGGAACAGGAGATGGCCTCTCCAGAGGTCTCTTCACACCTGACAGGGACAAAGAATGATCATACAGGGATCAAAGAGAGGGTAACTACTGGGCAGGACTTTCTGGATAGACACTAGGTGTCTGAATCACAGATGAACTTCAAGAGGAAGCATGACCTTGACCAGAAGTTTAAGTGATTTTAAACAACATAACTCAGTAGCTTGAGAGGAGTTACTTGAGACTGTCTCATTTGAGAGTTTCCACTAAAGGTCTTGTAGAGCCTCTGCCCTCCTTCAGAACTGCTCTGAGATTAGGAAACACTAGGCACATGAACCAGTATGTactgctcctctcctgcccagGGCGCTCTTCCTACCTGGGGCTATTAGTCTGATCAAACCAAGCAGCAGGCACAGCACCTGGGATCTAGTCACAAACCTGCTACGGTTTGACCTGCTGAATGCCAGGCATACATTCATTCTCAGATGTTTCAAAGATTACTTCCTAAAGGAAGCAGTCTTTCACATTTCCTACCTTGGAACAAAATTCCAAAGGACTTAGGAAATAAAAGCCTGTTTTCCCCAAGAAATCAAGTACTCAGATGTCTCTGGTATATACTAGAAAccagagcaaggaaaaaatggCAAAGACTTGCTTGTAGAACTTAATCTGCCCAAATGCAAGACTAGTCCAAAATAGCTACGCAAGCGTGAGTTTCTGGCACAGAATCCAGGATGAGGGTTTCCATTTAGTGTAAGTCACGTCAGCATCAGAAACCTTCAGGATTATCCCCACCTACACATGATTAATCCTGTAAACTTAAAGAATTATCCAATGCCAACAGCATCTGAAGATCCAACCTTGCAACAGCAGAAGGAATCTCTGAGACATATCTCCTTCTTTGTAAGTTCACTTTTGCATGTCCCAAGCAAAAGggctttcccctcccctcttccaTTACCCCCTAAGTCTCATCTAACTCTCACAGCTctcatatttttccttaaatgtgCTTGCTGCCCACT is a genomic window containing:
- the ALOX5 gene encoding polyunsaturated fatty acid 5-lipoxygenase isoform X1: MPSYTVTVATGSQWFAGTDDYVYLTLEGTAGCSERHLLDKPFYNDFERGAVDSYDVTVEEDLGEIQLIKIEKRKYWYQDDWYLKYMTVKTPVGDYLEFPCYRWITDEKEIVLRDGRAKLPRDDKTQILKQHRRKELETRQKTYRWKEWHPGFPLSIDAHSHSDLPRDIQFDNEKGVDFILNYSKAMENLYVNRFMHMFQSSWSDFADFERIFVRISNTISEYVMQHWKEDFMFGYQFLNGCNPVLIRRCTEIPKKLPVTMDMVECSLERNLTLEEEVKQGNIFIVDYELLDGVDANKTDPCTIQYLAAPICLLYKNLENKIVPIAIQLGQEPGPDNPIFLPSDATYDWLLAKIWVRSSDFHIHQTVTHLLRTHLVSEVFSIAMFRQLPAVHPLFKLLVPHMRFTIAINTKAREQLICECGLFDKANATGGGGHVQMVQKAMKDLTYSSLCFPEEIKAKGMDSKEDVPYYYYRDDGIKVWEAIKSFAEDVIQIYYESDEVVCEDVELQAFVKDIYVYGMRGVKASGFPKMIRTREKLAEYLTVIIFTTSAQHAAVNFGQYDWCSWIPNAPPTMRHPPPTEKGTVTIEQIVESLPDRGRSCWHLGAVWALSQFQDNELFLGMYPDEHFVEKPVKEAMAKFRKNLDEIVNAIAERNKNKKLPYYYLSPDRIPNSVAV